The genome window TTTTCTGAGATTCTTCGGCCTTCGGCCTCAGAATGACCTTTTTAGCGTTATTATTTTTAATTTCGGTTAAGGTGTGCACTTTTAAAACATAAATCGCTCTAAAACTGTGCACTTTTAATTTTTAAATGACATATAGCTAAGTGTGGGTTGATAGTTCTGGTTTGATTTGGTATAATAAAAAAATATAAGAAATTAAGATAACGAAGGGGGAATTTGGCTATGCCCAAGACATTTAAAGAGATAAATGAGAAAATCAAGCAAAAAAAAGCAGTAGTAGTTACAGCTGAAGAAATTATTGATATTGTCAGAAAAAAAGGTGCAAGCGAGGCGGCAAGGGCTGTAGATGTGGTTACTACCGGCACCTTTGGCCCAATGTGTTCATCCGGCGCTTTTCTGAATATCGGGCATTCCGTTCCCAAAATCAAGATACAAAAGGCCTGGTTGAATGATGTTCCCTGTTATGCAGGTCTGGCTGCTGTAGACCTTTATCTCGGTGCTGCCGAGGTTGCCGACGGCGACCCCTTAAACAAGATTTTCCCCGGTCAGTTTAAATATGGCGGAGGACACGTAATTGAAAACTTGGTAGCCGGCAAAGACGTAAGATTAGAAGCAACAGCCTATGGGACGAGTTGTTATCCCAGAAAAAAACTTAATACCTGGATAAACATCAAAGACCTTAATCAGGCAATACTGACCAATCCCCGTAATAGCTGTCAAAATTACAACGTAGCTGTTAACCTGCATTCCGAACGGATAATTTATACCTATATGGGTATTTTAAAACCTAATTTAGGCAATGCCAATTATTGCAGTGCCGGCCAGTTAAGCCCGCTATTCAATGACCCTTATTGTAAAACTATCGGTATAGGCACAAGGATATTTTTAGGAGGAGGGACCGGCTACGTGTTTTTTTCGGGCACACAGCATGATCCCAATGTTAAAAGAGATTCCAACGGCATCCCTCTTTCTCCGGCAGGCACTCTGGCAGTGGCCGGAGACTTAAAACAGATGTCCAGCAAGTGGCTGGTGGGTTCTTCTTTTCAGGGGTATGGCGTTAATTTAACCGTAGGAATAGGCATACCGATTCCTATTTTGGATGAAGAAATAGTTAAATCCACGGCAGTTAGCGATGAAGAGATATTTGCTCCGATAGTCGATTATTCCCAAGATTATCCGCAGGGTAAGTCCGCTGTTATCGGCAAGGTGAGTTATAAGGAACTTAAGAGCGGAGAGATAAAGATCAGAGGTAAGACCGTGCCGACAGGACCGTTGTCCAGTTATTGCCGGGGGAAAGAAATAGCTGAGATTTTAAAAGAGCAGATCGAAAAGGGGAAATTTTTGCTCGGCGAGTCTGTCCAATCACTTTCTTCTCTGGGCCCGGGAACAAAATTTCGTCCGCTTAACGAACGGCCGATTAAATAAGGCAAAAAATAACATAATGCGGGAACTAATATGAAAGTGCTTATCGTTGACGGTTATAATGTGATGAATAGGATTCGATATCTACTGGACATTTCTGATGAGAGCCTTAAAGACGCCAGGGTTGCGGTTAGTGACCTGGTAAAGGAATATAAAAGAAGGGATGGCGGGATATCAGAGGTATATGTTGTTTTTGACGGAAAAAGCCAATATAGAGGTGCTGCGATACCCCGGCCGAGAGAACATATATTTTCAGACACAGGAAAAGGCGACCAAAAAATAGTAGAATTGATCAGGAAATTTTCCGGTAAACACACCGTAACGGTTGTTTCGGATGATAATTATGTACGCAATAGTGCCCGGGCTCACCGCGCAAGCCTGTTACGGCCTTCCCAGCTTTTGAGGTAGGCTTACAGCTATAGCCTGTAATGTTCCAAAAGTTAGTTTTTATTGTTAGCTAAGTTTTAAAAGTGCACAGTTTAAAGTTTAAAACTGTGCACTCCCTAAGTCCTTAATTTTGTTCTTTTTAAGATAGGTGTCATCCTGAGGGAGCGTAAGCGTAGGTGTCATCCTGAGGGAGCGTAAGCGACCGAAGGATCTCCCATAAAACCGTGTTTTCTGAGATTCTTCGGCCTTCGGCCTCAGAATGACCTTTTTAGCGTTATTATTTTTAATTTCGGTTAAGGTGTGCACTTTTAAAACATAAATCGCTCTAAAACTGGGCACTTTTAATTTTTAAATAACAAAAAGTTAGTTTTTTATTTGACATTAAGCCAATTATGAGGTACACTTTACCAACTTAGTTTTATATTGTAACAGAATAAAAGTTGTTTTTTTATCTTCTAATTAGATACTTTTAAAAAGTTTTGGGTAAGTTTAACCAGCAGAGCTAATATTTGCTTTTGCTTGTCTAGGAGGTTTAAAATGAGAAAATTAACAGTTTTGATAATTGTATTTTTGGGGGTAAGCCTATGCCCGCCGGCTTTATTTAGTTACGATGGAACTGTGCGGAGATCACCTTTATCTTCCGGAATAATGCCTTTGTCTTCTGAGGATAGTCCTATTGAGAAAGCATGGAAATTTCTGCTTAAAAAACCAAAGTCAGCGGTAAAGCAGTCATTACCGGCTATAACCCCGGAAGAACAGCTCTACGGTCCGGGCGGCGAACCCTTTGTGACAACCCCGGAAGAACAGCTCTATGGTCCGGGCGGCGAACCTTTTGTGACAACCCCGGGAGAACGGCTTTACGGCCCGGGCGGCGAGTTGCGTTATCTATTGCCCGGAACAATTATTGCTTTGCCTGACGGCCGGTCGATAGAAATAAAAGAAGATGGTTCCTGGAGGATTGATGAGGCCAATGGAAGTTATTGGAATCTGGAACTTGACGGGTATGTGATGGAAAGCGTGATGAGAGAAACAGGTGGGTGGAGCTATGCTTATGACGCGCTTGGAACATATGTGCATCAGCGGACGGGAATGACCGAGGATTTTCGGTATGATGATTTTGATTCTTACCTGGGCGAGGTTGACCGGATTGAGAATTTTATCAGTAATATGCTGGTCGATTGTGAAGATGAACATGTTCGTGAGCAGCTGCAGGAAAGCCTTGCTGTTTTTAAGAACGAGATGCCGCGTGAGCCGGCCGCAACTTATTATTATAACGCAGAAAATAAATTGGTTGCGCGTGTTACTGAGAACGGAGATATACAATTTCCGCAGGAAAAAGGCGCAAAAATATACGACTATCCCAGTCCGGATTCCTTCTTTGTGAATGAGGACATATTGTATATTGACAAATACGAAGAAAAATATGGTGGTGCCTTAGTGCAAACCGAATATAGCTATAACACCACCGATGGTATTAACGGCATTCTGCATCCTGGGGATTCAGAAGAGGGGCTTGAGCTTGCCGGCCGGTTACATGACATTCAGCTTTACATGAATGATTTTATGAAGGTGGCAGAAGGCAACACAGAGTTATTATCCATGGTGCAGGGTTATTGTCAACGGGCAATAGACCTTTTAAAACAAGGCGGTATGGAATTTGAAGAACATTCTGCTCCGGGACGGAATTATTACCGGTTTACCATGGCAAACAATGACCGGGTGCAGTATCTTCAGTATTCAACGATGCCTTATTCGGTTGAGTATATAATTTCTGAAAAGACTGAACCGGACGGCAAGAGGACTGTTTTTCATAATTACAGCCCCGGCATAGAGTACAAGATGAGCCAAATAGCCTGCACGGTGTATGATACGGATGGTTTAACTAAGGAATACCTAAGTGATAATATGAACTTTGGCGTTGCGCACGTCTTTAGCAGTGATGGTTATGAAAGGATTTACAGGAAAGAAGGTGATTATTACCATCTTGAAGTCAAAAAAGATGATACCAGTGTTCGTTATAGACAGCACACAGATGATGTAGGTAAACCTATGACGCTGTGGTATGGTATTGAAGACATGAAGGTGATTACTAAAAAAAATAGGAGAACATTTGTTACAACAGTTGAGGATGGTAAATTTGCTGTTGAAGGAAATCGACTTTGGCTCAAGCATAACTACGTGTTAAATCTACAAACAAACAGCATTAGTTATACGATAAAGATGGGGCAAAGAAATATAAGAAAAATAACAGTAAATCCTGGAGACAAACAATATTCAGCGGTTCTGCAAAATATGGTAAAAACATTGAAGATGCAGATAAAAATAGAGACAGCTCCGTTGAAACAGCAGCAACTACGAACAGCAGTTGACTATCTAGCGGACATTCCAAAGTTCTGACATAGACTTTCGAGGGGATTTTTTATAAGTCTTTGATTTTTTGACAG of Candidatus Omnitrophota bacterium contains these proteins:
- a CDS encoding homocysteine biosynthesis protein, producing the protein MPKTFKEINEKIKQKKAVVVTAEEIIDIVRKKGASEAARAVDVVTTGTFGPMCSSGAFLNIGHSVPKIKIQKAWLNDVPCYAGLAAVDLYLGAAEVADGDPLNKIFPGQFKYGGGHVIENLVAGKDVRLEATAYGTSCYPRKKLNTWINIKDLNQAILTNPRNSCQNYNVAVNLHSERIIYTYMGILKPNLGNANYCSAGQLSPLFNDPYCKTIGIGTRIFLGGGTGYVFFSGTQHDPNVKRDSNGIPLSPAGTLAVAGDLKQMSSKWLVGSSFQGYGVNLTVGIGIPIPILDEEIVKSTAVSDEEIFAPIVDYSQDYPQGKSAVIGKVSYKELKSGEIKIRGKTVPTGPLSSYCRGKEIAEILKEQIEKGKFLLGESVQSLSSLGPGTKFRPLNERPIK
- a CDS encoding NYN domain-containing protein, which produces MKVLIVDGYNVMNRIRYLLDISDESLKDARVAVSDLVKEYKRRDGGISEVYVVFDGKSQYRGAAIPRPREHIFSDTGKGDQKIVELIRKFSGKHTVTVVSDDNYVRNSARAHRASLLRPSQLLR